The region aactttgaccCCCAGACGACAAGGTTCCTTGACCTTAGGGATACCTGTGACCCGAGTCCGGTCAAAGGTCACGTGGAGGGTCATGTGGTCGTCAGAGCAACAGGGCACGTCTCTGTGTCTGGTCAGTGCGAGACTTCGATGACCAcgtcttttgtgtctgtctgtatctggctGGCTTTAtgtttgtctctatgtttctctctctctctgtgcctctgtctctgtctctccctgtggtgtgtgtgtgtgtgtgtgtgtgtgtgtgtgtgtgtgtgtgtgtgtgtgtgtgttctgtcgttttgtctgtcttttctctctgtgtcgccgcctctctttctgtctgtctctctgtctctgcgacggtctctcactcactctctctctcgctctctctttctctgtctcacacacacacgctttggaGTCAAATGAGAGTtgcctttttgtctttcttttggcCGTGTTCATTCAATCAGAGATcagtcaccgcacacacacacacacacacatacgcacgcacgcgcgcacggggGCGCCTTTCTGCTTGTCTGACTTCCTTGTTTCGcatcatctttccttccttccatcctgccTTTAAACCCTTCCCtcgtcactttctttctttctttccttccttccttcatttctttcttcttgccaatctttctctttgtcctgcctttcttcctttctcccttcctcctttcccgtTTGCTTACcgttttccatccttccttccttccttctttcctacctgcctgctcttccttcattcctttctgtcttccttctctccttcctccctcccttttcttgcttcttttctgttaacaatctcttccttccttacctccttcctcccttccttattcccatttctttcttctttactgaCAAAAAACtgttccttcctgcctttcttccttctttccctccatcctgccattcctttcttctttactgataacatttccttccttccttccattcttcattccctctttccttcctcctaacagtctttgttccttccttctttccctcctttttccttcctctGAACAatctttgttccttccttccctccttccttcctcccattctttcttcttgACCGACAAcagtctcttccttccttcctccctttctcccattctttcttctttaccgACAACaatctgttccttccttccttccttccttccttctttcctcccattctttcttctttaccgACAAcagtctcttccttcctttctccctcccattctttcttctttactgACAACaatctgttccttccttcctcccattctttcttcATTACTGACAAcaatcttttccttccttccttccttctttcctcccattctttcttctttaccgACAAcagtctcttccttcctttctccctcccattctttcttctttaccgACAAcagtctcttccttccttcctccctcccattctttcttctttactgACAACAATCTGTTCcttacttcctcccttccttccgtccaGATTTCAGGGTGTACTTCCTCTGCCTCTGTGGGAACCGACCCACGGACCCCCTCCGGCTCAAGCCGCTGGACGGGTTGCCGCGCGGCGCCTGCCAGAAAACTTTCCGCATCCGGCAGAGCCCTATTACGTCGCAGCAAGTGGTCTTCGTGTACCGATCCCACACGGGCCATTCCGGGATGGCCCCCGACACCCCACTGTGTCTGCGCGGCAGCCGGCAGCGCACAGTGGACCTGGTGGAAGCGTTTCGTTTCGACGTGGAGCACGCCCTTCCGGAGACGGTTCCGGCCCCTGGACTCGGAGGGAGCTCCCCTGTCCATCTGAGATACGCCCTGGTGGCCTGGTGCCGTTATCGGCGCGTGGACGGTTTGGGGTCGCTGTGCCCGTGGGGGGCGCGGAGGCAGTCCGTGGCGAAAGCGGTGCACGAGGTGGTGGTGCGGAGACCGTGCTCTTTGCGGATGCTCTTCCGGAGGATGGCGTTACTTCCGGCCCAGAGGGCCAGTGACgtgagtgctgtgctgttctgtgctgtgccgtgctgtggtgtgccgtgctgtgccgtgccgtgctgtgctgtgctgtgctgcatttcGTTGCTTGgactggggaagggggtggattgcgtgagtggagggggtgaatggCGTGAGTGCtgccttttgggtttttttgtgttttttttgcatggatttgggggcgggggcgggtgattgctgttcagttcagtttcaggcTCTCAAAGAggcgttgggtggggggtgggaggtgggaggggggcgtgagTACTGCCTTTTGTTGCGTGGATCAGGGGgcagtggaggtgtgtggtgagtgttatttttcgtcacatgggggggcggaggggtggggggcgggaggagggggggatgagtgCGAAGTTTCGTTGCATGGgttggggtgtgtctgtgtaggggggcggaggggggcggatgTTGAGTGCTGTCTTTCGTTATACATATTTGCGGGGCGTGAGTGCAAAGTTTCGTTGCATGAATGGGCGTGTGAAGGGGACAAGGTTGCAAGGGCATGGGCTGTGGAGTTGTGGTGCTAATCTTTTTGATATAGTTGATGAATTATTagctttttatttatctttttttctgaaaggcTTATTATGTCTCATCATATGTGTTTTTCACACTGTCTGGCTGTTCTCCTCGCGTTGTCATTGCGCTGTGTCACCTTTTTTCTTCGAGtcttcgtgtgttgtgtgtgtgcgtgtgcgtgtgcgtgtgtgtgtgtttgtgtctgtgtgtgtctgtgtctgtgtgcgcgcgtgcgtgtgtttatgtgtgtgtatttgggcgtggtgtgtgtgtgtgtggggggggaggggtgcgtgtgtatatgtgtattttgAGGAGGTTTAAGTGCGCGTACGCGCGTATAtaggcgtgcatgtgtgtatgtctgtatgtgcatgcacgtacgtttgtatgtgtgtgtgggtgcacgcaCGTgcaagtgtgtttatgtgtgtgtgtgagcgtgcgtgcgcacgtgtatgcgtgcgcgcgcgcacgcgtgtgtgtgtgtgtgtgtgtgtgtgtgtgtttgcacgtgcaggCGTACATGATGAGCCAAGGGTGGGAGGGGCGGAGCCAGCAGATAAGGTGGGTGGGCGTGTTGCGGGGTTGCGCTGGGGGCCTACTGGGAGCGGGGGGGCTGATCCAGTGCCGGCTGGCGCTGCCCTACAGGGGGCTGGTGAGGGGGGAGCAGGTGCCCGCCCTCCTCTGCATCTACAACTGCAGCCGATACACGGTCACATCCTCCTGCCTGCAGCTCGTGCAGGTATTGTCAGTGTCaggtggttggttgtgtgttgttgtttggtagtagtagtagtagtagtagcagtagcacaaaatggtggtagtagtgatagcagcagcagtagcagaagcggCGTTCAAGTGCTGTACTCGTTGTTGTAATAGTGACCATGAATGCAATGAAGCTCCCCGTTGTCTTTGtcactgggaggcaagattgcattggctcttagtgctgcagccttttatgggaaatcatttacagcttagtgttttgtaaaagactatgactctcaaaccaggaggcaaaactgccctggctcttagtgctgcagccttggcggctagatggcctttgggaacccatcccagcgccgactgtacTAAAACCCTTTTGGGCGAGAGCGTGGGGGTGTACTGAACGTGGGCAAGAAaatctccacaataatcaaattcttgcccagatagtcgggacaggtgctgtcctgatggtcatggtcggacacgactgactatcatactttatCGCTGTCCGCGTTTTTATGATCACTGTCACTCGCTGTAACTCGCTGTTGCCGCTTGTATGTTTGCTTGAATTGGTTactgatatcatcatcaccattatcgtctCCACCGTCTTGTATCACATCATCACCCTGGTTAGCACGTCGTCAcctttaacatcatcatcactaagtCAACACCGTCGTCaccagtatcaccaccaccaccaccaccaccaccaccaccaccatcatcatcatcatcatcatcatcactaccaccaccaccaccatcatcatcatcatcatcatcacccccgtcagtatcatcatcgtcaccgttaCCATCCCCATCATCACGTCACCAACTCAACactgttgtcaccatcatcatcatcatcatcatcatcttcatcatcatcatcataacccccgtcagcatcgtcatcgtcaccgtcaccgtcactgtcaccatcactcaTCCCCACCCATAGTTTTGACGACCCTCCAGCTAATGATGAGCCGGCCAGTTGCCCAGGAGTTCACTTTCACAGCCACCGGAGCTGCAAGGGCGAGGAATGGAGGGGCGGTGGtgcgggaggtggtggtgggggaggtgcagTTGGAGCGCGTGGCCCCTCACAGCCAATGGCAGCGCGCCGTCCCCGCCTTGCGCGTGCCCGACGCGTGCTGCACGGACGGCAGCCTCCCCGACTGGCCCTTCCTCTCCGTCAGGTTCTTCGTGCGGGTGGGttctgctgtctttctctctctaatgatgacgataataaagatgataatgggTGGTTAACAGCACACTACCCAGAAAcctgctcaaggtgctttacaaaaacacttttgtttacataacacattacaccaATGTTAcgtgcacacaccaaaatgttaccaacttaacacacacacacacacacacacacacacacacacacacacacactatagaacTATAAAactatatgtttctttttttaatatgctcatgtttatgtttcattgtgtcttaaaAAACttaggttttatgacaataaaaagtattctgttctattctattcacacacacacacacacacacacacacacacacacacaatgcatacatacattttaacatacattatTATGTACAAAGCAGCaaccctccacacatacgcacacatgatggagtctcccgtctgaccgacggatgagtaggcaggcaggcttatctgtcggtgtgtgtcctcatatgcgagaagaggccgattctggatgcgcagcacttcccacaggtgttgcaagggaaaacatctccagaatttggggcctgcttccttcgctcacgcttcttcttaatagccagcgttctcttgttttcaaacgtcattatgccactagagcacagcatcctccagcgacagcggtcaagggcatcagtttcccatgaagcgatgtctatgtcacaggctttgaggttagtcttcaaggtgtccttgaagcgcttgcagggtcttccaatttcgcggtggccttccttcagctggccacacagctgtctgtcatgcggacaacatgtcctgtccagcgtagctggatcagcaggcttttgatgctcgGCAGGCCGCCCCTCTCTAGGACCTGAAGGTTGgagatcctgtcttgccactttatgccgaggatctttcgtaggcatctctggtgaaactgctcaagttgttgaatgtgacggcgatacgtcgtccatgtttcacagcagtacaacaaggtggtcagcacaacagctctgtaggttttcatcttggtgctgaacccgatgcctttgttgttccacagcctgttgttcagtctgccaaaggcggagctggccttggcgatgcgcagcgtcacttctgcatcaagggctccgttgctgcatagggtgctgcccaggtagcaaaacttgtcgactgacttgatctctgtgtcatcagtCGATCttgattggagggggggggggggggggggaggcactggcgttctgtgagctagcacATGAAAATACATTAACATTCGTGTAGATTTGAAAAAGATATATAATCATGCATATAGTGTAACGTGCAAACATGTCCCCTGCAAGCGCAAATCACTGCTGGTGTGAAGCTGCGTTTGTGTATTGGAGCGAAGGTTAGCTTTTGGGATATTTTTGGCACTGCCCCTCCGTGTATATctttttaacattttcttttttaacctccACGCAATTGGACATAAATCAAGACTAGCTGACCATTACCCTGAAACAGTGCCGCAGTCTGCATGCCGTGaaagttgtgtccgactatgaccatcagaacagcagaggaggcaactgctgtcccaacttcCTGGGCGAGAAATTAGaatttttattatagtggagaatgtcttgcccaagtttcacccccactctctcggccaagagggttttaggacagtcggcgttgggatgtttcccaagggccaacaagcccccaaggctgcagcactaagagccagtgcaa is a window of Babylonia areolata isolate BAREFJ2019XMU chromosome 22, ASM4173473v1, whole genome shotgun sequence DNA encoding:
- the LOC143297089 gene encoding uncharacterized protein LOC143297089 encodes the protein MGKECFLSRWRKESVTLNFDPQTTRFLDLRDTCDPSPVKGHVEGHVVVRATGHVSVSDFRVYFLCLCGNRPTDPLRLKPLDGLPRGACQKTFRIRQSPITSQQVVFVYRSHTGHSGMAPDTPLCLRGSRQRTVDLVEAFRFDVEHALPETVPAPGLGGSSPVHLRYALVAWCRYRRVDGLGSLCPWGARRQSVAKAVHEVVVRRPCSLRMLFRRMALLPAQRASDVSAVLFCAVPCCGVPCCAVPCCAVLCCISLLGLGKGVDCAYMMSQGWEGRSQQIRWVGVLRGCAGGLLGAGGLIQCRLALPYRGLVRGEQVPALLCIYNCSRYTVTSSCLQLVQLMMSRPVAQEFTFTATGAARARNGGAVVREVVVGEVQLERVAPHSQWQRAVPALRVPDACCTDGSLPDWPFLSVRFFVRLKLTYGFWSAMTCDVGCYVGTKRCDAPLSKPTVNLDRLRIYPADFLKYTDMTNLPFILLAPTHRVQSEPLAASEDIPLLS